CAAATAGAGGAAATACAACAACCATCTTGACTACACCTTTTGTTGCATTACTCTTCATCCTATCGCTGTTCGATACAGGCAGGTATTTTCCTGAGATGGAAATTCCTGCAGGCCATGATTAAGAGTGGCAATGGACCACTGATATTTGCATCTTGTTTATTTTATTGTTACAAGCTTGCCAGCTGGAGTGCTACCCAATAAAAATGGCAAGACGCCTAAAACAATTGCAATGGAAGATGCGCCAACTATGACCTACTAgatttcttctcttctttttttagcCACAGGTTTTGGAAACTATCTCGACCCTTATTCAAAGAAGAGGTCATGAATCAAGTGCTAAAAAACGGGTTAAGGACTAGTAGCCAACATTTGGTTATTGTATTTCATATCTCCCTCTTTGATCCCCTAATATTCTCCTCAGATTATGCAGGCATTATATGCCGTTTAACTGATCCCTACTTGTCCAAAAACAAAAGGGACTTTATGCATTCTGGTCCACCTCACGGCGTCACCTAGCCCGGCTTCATTCGCAGATGTTGTTCGATTCTGATAGACTCCCCAATGTGGAGTGCTGACTGTTGAGCATAAAGTGAGTGTTTCCACCTTACTGTATTCTTCAGCTGCAAAATGCAAGTAAGATCCCACCTTGAAATGTTGACATGGACTGATAATGACTTACTAAGACTTGTTTTTAAAGCATGTGCATCGTGCGCGCGCAACGGAATCAAGCAGTAGAGTGGTTTAAAAGACAGAAAGAAAAACAGACAGTATAAGTGAGAGAGGGGTTGTATGTTATCTAAACCGGCCACCTGCTAGGCTGCTAGAGACAAAGCCTTCCATAGTGCCGTACTGCCGTCTGATCTGATGTGATGTATAAACACATCGCCCAAAGGAAATGCAACAACTGTCTTGACTGCACTTTGATGTGATTATATATCAGCTGCATCCAGTGGCTTTCAGGTATTAACACTTCTGAATTCTAgccctttatttttttaataagaaaACATCTTTCAGTCCTGCCTGATAGGGAAAACATTTATTTACATCTTATTTGTTGTTACAAGCTTAACAATAGCtggtgttctttttttcttaaaaaaaatagctGGTGTATTACTGGGAAAAAATGGCGAGTGGCCTAAACTTGTAAGGCACTCTCCGTAGAAAGCAGTGTTTCGTTTATACCATTTTCTTTTGTTACCACGAGACAAGTAGTTTATCTGCTTTGGCAATGACTTTACGGAGATGTCACTTGGATGGACCTCTAATACTGTATCCTAAGCAGCTAAACTCCGCAGGTACACCTGCTTTTACCTGCATCCTGCTTGCCCAAAAAGAAGAGGAGAATTTGCATCTGCACCACTTGCCCAAGCTTGCTCATCCTGATAGATGAGCTAGATTCCTAAAGAATATATCCCAAGTGCGCAATGCTGACTGTTGAGCATCGAACACTCTCCAACGTGGATCAAGATTCCAACGGAATGCGGATTGCTGAGTCGGACTGATCCCGACCGGGCCCACACGAGGCAACTGGGACGAGAAAAAGGTAGTCTTGTGTTTGTGACGCGAGGGCATGAGCAAAATGCGGCAAAATTAGGGCCACATTCTCCAGCAGCGCCACAGCTTTCTCGTTGCATCCGTGCCACTACATTTGCTGGGGGCCATTAGGTAGCCTTCCATCCTGGCCATTCGGTTCATCAAGAGGGGTAGGTAAATTGCTCCTAATTCTCATCCTGTTTTGAAATGTTCTTTGTAGTGGCCCCAAACTTTGATAGGGATGTCCTTGTTATCCACGGGCTGCTCTTCTTGCCGTGGAGAGTTTGCGGTCGTTAACACATCACCATTGAGGCATTGACCATGCAATACTGTTTCGTTTCAATTTGGATGTCCTTTTTGTATTAGATTGGTTGACTTCTTAGGATCGGACTAGTAATTTCCTTGCCAATTGCATTTTCAATATTTGTATGACTACGcaccaataattttttttagcagTGTTGCTAATCACAAATGCAATAATAGGATTTCACCATGCTAATATATAGTCTTAAAAGTGTTAATAGTCACGTCAAttgagaagaaagaagagaataCAAAGTTGTCTATCCCCAAAACATCAACTTCTAAAAAGCAATGACCGATTGAAGTGTTCGATACTAGTACCACTCGGTTATGCTAACAAACCCTTCTGcgctaaattttttttctaaacaaactcttgtttttttttgtaaggACACATCGGAGTCTTTTTCATGGAAACATGACTCCAGGACAAGTCAGAGTCTTTTGCTTAGAAACATGAGTCCAAAATCCACCACTAAGTACTCGTACAATGCAACATCTACATTTTGCTACGTCACCTCTGAAACTATACTGGATTGCAACATCAACTCTTAAACATAAATAGCTAAATCAAGAGACAGTAACGCAAAACGCTCTCTTATGAATTTTTTTACGACTGCGAGATATTACGTACTTGCTTTAAAAAGGCACCATATTGCGGAAATCATCGTTCTACCTCATTTTTTAAGGGATAAACTCATGTATACCATTTTtagatatttatttttataacgTGCTCACCTGAACACACCCGCTCTTACGAGCACCCAAGAGAATAGATCGATACATCTTGAGATGACGAAATGGTATATTTTTCCCATATTTTTGTGAAATAAGATTTTCACACCGGTATAATTTTGCATAGCACATATTTCAAATGTATTGAAGTCTTTGACAAATAAACACTTCACACGTAGAAATTTACTAGAGCATGTCGTCGCACACTTTGAAGATTTCTGTAACCAGAGCTAGGATTTGTAAGACCCTGTAAAAGAAAAGCGTATGGGAATTGGGATAGGAGGAACGCAGTCAGCCGCGCGCTGACGTGGATCCCAATAATTTCTGTGGGCCCCACCCGCCACCCCGGAGCCGCTCGCCCCGCGCGGCCTGAGTCCGACAAGCCGTTTCGGGTTCACTAGGCCCCAAAATTCCATTCCCGTCCTAATCCCACCTCAGAAATTCACACTCTACTGATTTTCGCCGGTCGATGACATGTGGGCCAGCTTCTGCTATTTCGCAGCGTTTTTAGAGGGCGCTATATATGACACCCGTGCAAAAAGAAttcttcttcccctcctcctcccactctctgtctctctctgcCCCGAGcaagtcgtcgtcgcctccTCCCAAAGCTCGCTGGTTGATTCGATTCCTACCACTCGCCGATCGCTTCTGCTATGCCGTCGGCGCCAGCCGTCGTGCCGCCGGAGTTGCCGAAGCTTTCGCCGACGTCGCAGCAAGCCCTCCGGCCGCGCTCTCCGCTCGCCAacggctcggccggcggcgactTCGAGCTGCGGCACTGGCGCAGGCCCAAGAAgcgcgcggcgccgtcgccgccgtgggcgCCGCCGGTTATCCAGATCCCGGAAGGCGCCGGGAGCGACGAGGACAGCAacagcagcggcggtggcggcggaaggCACGGGTACACCAGCCTCCGGGACATCCTGTCGTCGCCGGAGTACGCCTTGACGGCGGGCGGCTCGCCCGCGGcctgcggcggcgtcctcggcggcggTTGCGGCAGCTGCGGGGACATACACATGATCCGGCACCCGCTTGTGAAGCACGCGGCGTACGCGTACCTGCAGATGACGCCGTCGGCCAGGGAGgaccccgcccgccgcggccggcgctggCGGAGCCCGCTCTGCCGCCTCCTGCTCGGCTGCCTCAGCTTCATCGGGGCGCTCTTCCGGCCCTGACTCCAGCGGCGACACCGGGCTTGCGGTTCTTGGTTGCAATTTCTCCTTTTTCGTTCCTTACCATTCTGGTTCTCGTGTGATTGAGTTTTTCTTAGGATTCTCTCTTTTTTGCGAGGATTTTCATAGAATTTTCATGCTTTGCTTGAAGTGTAATTTCTGTAAATAATTTGCTAGGATTAGGCACAATTGGAGATGAGATTATAGCAGGAAGAGAAATGATTGATCGCGCACTAACAGCATCTGATTAGTTAGCTTGATTCTGTCTTGTTTTTTTTAGTGGTCATGAAGTAATGATTGGCGCTATGAATATGATAGCAATAAAATGAGAAAACAGGTAATGAAGCAGACTGAAATATATTCCATCGCAGCAAAAAGAAGACTGAAACATACTGATGCACTAACGATTTCTATCATATCACTTCAACAATACTGGATACACATCAATCTGTTCTTCACAATGGTGAATGGTGAATGGGTTGCTGATTTTGCTATGTactcccccttttctttttctctggcTTTCTTTGATTCGATTCATTCTATGTACAACAGAAATCACCCCCTATAGTTTCTGTAGGAGTCTCTTGATTTCCTCTAGTAATGCTTGCCGTTTGTCGGTCGCCGGGGGTTGGCGCCGCCGATGGTGGCGCGCAGAGCCTCGGCCAGCACGGCCGCGTCAGGGTTGCTGTCGAAAATGGACTCCTGCggtggcggtgacggcggccggcgcttGGTGGCGAAGGGGCTCCAGCCCGACTTCTTGTTCTTCTGCTGCACGTGAATACAAAAACGAAACCAACCGTTATCACAATGCCTGCtgtgaaaagaaaaatgcatcCAGTCAGTGCTTCACAATCAGTGCGCCGGGATTCGTGCACGTGGACGCACATGTCCGTTTGGTGGATACGAATACGACGCTGCCTCCTGTGTAGCTGAACCTTTGTACAGGACGGCGTGTACCGACCAGGCAACAACCACTCGACACGATGTCTTACAAATTTCACTGCTCCCAACTGTGGCCCGGTTAAGCTGGGCTTCATCGCGTAAAGTTACTCGTCATATATACTACGAGATGCCAATACGTGAGTTTCGATTTCTGCAGTTCATCAAATAccaaggggtgtttggatctctagtccggactaaaattcacgtcacatcgaatattcggaggctcattaggaggactaaacatgagctaattataaaactaattacacagatggagactaatttacgagacgaatctattaagcctatgtttactgtagcatcacattgtcaaatcatggactaattaggcttaatagatttgtct
This portion of the Setaria viridis chromosome 7, Setaria_viridis_v4.0, whole genome shotgun sequence genome encodes:
- the LOC117864336 gene encoding uncharacterized protein, producing the protein MPSAPAVVPPELPKLSPTSQQALRPRSPLANGSAGGDFELRHWRRPKKRAAPSPPWAPPVIQIPEGAGSDEDSNSSGGGGGRHGYTSLRDILSSPEYALTAGGSPAACGGVLGGGCGSCGDIHMIRHPLVKHAAYAYLQMTPSAREDPARRGRRWRSPLCRLLLGCLSFIGALFRP